In Plantibacter sp. PA-3-X8, one DNA window encodes the following:
- a CDS encoding inorganic phosphate transporter, with translation MDPIILLSLVVITALAFDFTNGFHDTANAMATSIATGALSPKVAVTLSAVLNLVGAFLSIEVALTVTNAVVKIQDSSGAPDPALLEGGGSALLLIVLAGLIGGIIWNLLTWLLGLPSSSSHALFGGLIGSTLAGLGLNGVNWAGDGSKLDGVVGKVILPALMSPVLAGAVAAIGTWLVFRVIGNLAQGRLHRGFRIGQIGSASLVSLAHGTNDAQKTMGVITLALIAAGGWDDTESVPLWVKLACALAISLGTYIGGWRIIRTVGKGIVELNTPQGMAAESSSAAVILASSHLGFALSTTHVATGSILGSGVGRPGAQVRWRVALRMVVAWIITLPAAALMGAVMWWVGHLVGGAIGGILMVAILVGVALAIYLRSRRDSIGSHNVNDDWQDAPARSSQKTTA, from the coding sequence GTGGACCCCATCATCCTGCTCTCGCTCGTCGTGATCACGGCACTCGCCTTCGACTTCACCAACGGCTTCCACGACACCGCGAACGCGATGGCGACCTCCATCGCCACCGGTGCGCTGTCGCCGAAGGTCGCGGTCACCCTCTCGGCGGTGCTGAACCTCGTGGGCGCGTTCCTCAGCATCGAAGTCGCGCTCACCGTCACGAACGCGGTCGTGAAGATCCAGGACTCGTCGGGAGCTCCCGATCCGGCGCTCCTCGAGGGAGGGGGCTCGGCGCTCCTGCTGATCGTGCTCGCCGGACTCATCGGTGGCATCATCTGGAACCTGCTCACCTGGCTGCTCGGTCTTCCGTCGAGCTCGTCGCACGCGCTGTTCGGCGGTCTCATCGGCTCGACGCTCGCGGGCCTCGGCCTGAACGGCGTGAACTGGGCCGGTGACGGCTCGAAGCTCGACGGCGTCGTCGGCAAGGTCATCCTCCCGGCGCTCATGTCGCCGGTGCTCGCCGGCGCGGTGGCGGCGATCGGCACCTGGCTCGTCTTCCGCGTCATCGGCAACCTCGCCCAGGGGCGTCTCCATCGCGGCTTCCGGATCGGGCAGATCGGCAGTGCGTCCCTCGTCTCGCTCGCCCACGGCACGAACGACGCGCAGAAGACGATGGGCGTCATCACCCTCGCGCTCATCGCGGCCGGCGGCTGGGACGACACCGAGTCGGTCCCACTCTGGGTGAAGCTCGCCTGTGCCCTCGCGATCTCGCTCGGCACGTACATCGGCGGGTGGCGGATCATCCGCACCGTCGGCAAGGGCATCGTGGAGTTGAACACACCGCAGGGCATGGCCGCCGAGAGTTCCTCCGCCGCCGTCATCCTCGCCTCGAGCCACCTCGGCTTCGCCCTCAGCACCACGCACGTCGCGACCGGATCGATCCTCGGCTCCGGGGTCGGACGACCGGGCGCGCAGGTGCGCTGGCGGGTGGCCCTGCGGATGGTCGTCGCCTGGATCATCACCCTCCCGGCTGCCGCGCTCATGGGCGCGGTGATGTGGTGGGTCGGTCACCTCGTGGGCGGAGCGATCGGCGGAATCCTCATGGTCGCGATCCTCGTCGGTGTCGCGCTCGCCATCTACCTCCGGTCGCGCCGCGACAGCATCGGATCCCACAACGTGAACGACGACTGGCAGGACGCCCCCGCCCGCTCGTCGCAGAAGACCACAGCGTAA
- a CDS encoding glycosyl hydrolase — protein MKSHVRAGRLALATALVLGLAGAAVGQPAPAEAFPAKTKASVIQYLRSITGSNVVSGQHNKEPASAPGQYTQQVKDITGQYPGLWGGDLMFRAQDAANRQRVIDQAKTEWANGSLVALTWHACSPTGPSTCEFDGGVKTQITNAQFTQIVTGGTALNTTWRQRMAEVVPYLRQLKDAGVPVLFRPFHEMNETWNWWGGRSGANGGAKIFQQMRDYFDSQGLDNLIWVWNVQDNPAGGWANYYPGNSYVDVVSLDVWYKNYPSAADYQQMQTIAGTKPIAIAELGKAPDANLLQSQTRWSYFMIWSEQLRGNNSNAEIQNAYFHPRVFNQGEVVLP, from the coding sequence ATGAAATCACATGTTCGTGCCGGACGACTGGCGCTCGCCACCGCGCTCGTGCTCGGCTTGGCAGGAGCGGCGGTCGGGCAACCGGCACCCGCTGAGGCGTTCCCGGCCAAGACGAAAGCGTCGGTGATCCAGTACCTCCGTTCGATCACCGGCTCGAACGTCGTGTCGGGCCAGCACAACAAGGAGCCCGCGAGTGCGCCGGGCCAGTACACCCAGCAAGTGAAGGACATCACCGGTCAGTATCCCGGTCTCTGGGGCGGTGACCTGATGTTCCGAGCGCAGGACGCGGCCAACCGTCAGCGAGTGATCGATCAGGCGAAGACCGAGTGGGCGAACGGTTCGCTCGTCGCGTTGACGTGGCATGCATGCTCACCGACCGGCCCCTCGACCTGTGAGTTCGACGGCGGTGTCAAGACGCAGATCACCAACGCGCAGTTCACGCAGATCGTCACGGGCGGCACCGCTCTCAACACCACCTGGCGGCAGCGGATGGCCGAGGTCGTCCCATATCTGCGGCAGCTCAAGGACGCCGGAGTCCCGGTCCTCTTCCGGCCCTTCCATGAGATGAACGAGACCTGGAACTGGTGGGGCGGCCGATCGGGAGCGAACGGCGGGGCGAAGATCTTCCAGCAGATGCGTGACTACTTCGACTCACAGGGGCTCGACAACCTCATCTGGGTGTGGAACGTGCAGGACAACCCGGCGGGAGGGTGGGCGAACTACTACCCGGGGAACTCCTACGTCGACGTGGTCTCACTCGACGTCTGGTACAAGAACTATCCGAGCGCGGCCGACTACCAGCAGATGCAGACGATCGCCGGTACGAAGCCGATCGCGATCGCGGAGTTGGGGAAGGCGCCGGATGCGAACCTCCTGCAGTCGCAAACGCGTTGGTCGTACTTCATGATCTGGTCGGAGCAACTGCGTGGCAACAACTCCAATGCCGAGATCCAGAACGCGTACTTCCATCCGCGGGTGTTCAATCAGGGCGAAGTGGTCCTGCCGTAG
- a CDS encoding FadR/GntR family transcriptional regulator, translated as MEHAGSTETRVEDIADALQQRIADEFEFGAKLPSESELSERYGISRATVREVLKILSGRGLIELGRGRRGTVTRPTSQVLGIQLGALVRRDPQRLIELAQIRDFLDEFVAQRAAEQSSPSASHAVDSARSALGRMRDAASGDALGVANGEFHAALIDAAGSEVLSFLLDGIESALVSTQRSAYGGRLVRDESTVDSLAVHEQLFDAVAAGKPDDARTAAREHARLVRAGLRQRVAALLGIR; from the coding sequence ATGGAACACGCAGGATCCACCGAGACGCGGGTCGAGGACATCGCCGACGCCCTGCAGCAGCGGATCGCCGACGAGTTCGAGTTCGGCGCGAAGCTTCCCAGTGAGTCCGAGCTCTCCGAGCGGTACGGGATCAGCCGGGCGACCGTCCGCGAGGTCCTGAAGATCCTCAGCGGCCGGGGTCTGATCGAATTGGGCCGCGGCCGCAGAGGCACGGTCACCCGTCCGACGAGCCAGGTGCTCGGGATCCAACTCGGCGCACTGGTCCGACGGGACCCGCAGCGTCTCATCGAGCTCGCGCAGATCAGGGACTTCCTCGACGAATTCGTCGCCCAGCGCGCCGCCGAACAGTCGTCGCCTTCGGCATCCCACGCAGTGGACTCCGCTCGATCCGCGCTCGGGCGCATGCGCGACGCGGCGTCGGGCGATGCACTCGGCGTGGCCAACGGCGAGTTCCATGCGGCCCTCATCGACGCAGCGGGCAGCGAAGTGCTGTCTTTCCTCCTCGACGGGATCGAGAGCGCGTTGGTCTCGACACAGCGTTCCGCCTACGGGGGCCGACTCGTCCGCGACGAGAGCACCGTGGATTCGCTCGCGGTCCACGAGCAGCTGTTCGACGCCGTCGCTGCGGGAAAGCCCGATGACGCGAGAACCGCCGCTCGAGAGCACGCCAGGCTCGTTCGAGCCGGGCTCCGCCAGCGGGTCGCCGCACTGCTGGGGATCCGCTGA
- a CDS encoding helix-turn-helix transcriptional regulator produces the protein MNEDLEPAAELFKALSSSSRLRLLRILAAGTSTVGQLAEQSQLSQPLVSQHLRTLRSAGLVSVQRIGREAHYDVADVHVSHIVDDAVQHALEG, from the coding sequence ATGAACGAGGATCTCGAACCCGCTGCCGAGTTGTTCAAGGCCCTGTCCTCCTCCTCGCGGTTGCGGTTGCTGCGCATCCTGGCCGCCGGCACGTCCACGGTCGGTCAGCTCGCCGAGCAGAGTCAGTTGTCGCAGCCGTTGGTCTCGCAGCACCTGCGGACGCTGCGATCAGCCGGCCTCGTCTCCGTGCAACGGATCGGTCGAGAGGCGCACTACGACGTTGCCGACGTGCACGTCTCGCACATCGTCGACGATGCCGTGCAGCACGCGCTCGAGGGATAG
- a CDS encoding DUF3349 domain-containing protein: MSHENGTDLTGHGSGVVARVVGWLRAGYPTGVPEHDYVPLLGILRRSLTPEELDQVVEGLLVEAVNADASGEPVGHDRLRARVEQLLLGPALPEDLVRVSARLASAGWPLGSPDDVRAVATDQDDAGRDARATLLEERGGLVARIVRWLRAGYPAGFPDQDFVPLVALLRRRLSDAEVAEVGARLAAEGDTSLSRVDVATAIARVTAELPSDEDVERVRRSLTDHGWPSDFAV, from the coding sequence GTGTCGCACGAGAACGGGACGGACCTCACCGGCCACGGGTCCGGCGTGGTGGCGCGCGTTGTCGGCTGGCTCCGCGCCGGATACCCGACGGGCGTGCCCGAGCACGACTACGTGCCGCTGCTCGGCATCCTCCGACGGAGCCTCACCCCCGAGGAGTTGGACCAGGTCGTCGAGGGACTGCTCGTCGAGGCGGTGAACGCCGATGCGAGCGGTGAGCCGGTCGGCCACGATCGTCTGCGGGCGCGTGTCGAACAGCTCCTCCTCGGTCCGGCGCTCCCGGAGGACCTCGTCCGCGTCTCCGCCCGGCTCGCGAGCGCGGGCTGGCCGCTCGGCAGCCCGGACGACGTCCGCGCGGTGGCGACTGACCAGGACGACGCCGGTCGGGATGCGCGCGCGACCCTCCTCGAGGAACGCGGAGGGCTGGTCGCCCGCATCGTGCGCTGGCTCCGAGCCGGGTATCCCGCAGGATTCCCCGACCAGGACTTCGTCCCGCTCGTGGCGCTCCTCCGTCGGCGGCTGAGCGACGCCGAGGTGGCCGAGGTGGGTGCGCGCCTCGCGGCCGAGGGCGACACGTCGCTCAGTCGGGTCGACGTCGCCACCGCGATCGCGCGGGTCACCGCGGAGCTGCCGAGTGACGAGGACGTGGAGCGTGTCCGCCGGTCGCTCACCGACCACGGGTGGCCGAGCGACTTCGCGGTCTGA
- a CDS encoding TSUP family transporter, producing MLDGPLIAEWLPVSVAALVLLLVAAGVAGWVDAVVGGGGLIQLPALVIAVPSDVATPFILGTNKLSSFFGTLSASWVYLRKIRVQFVLLVPLVAGAYAGSTVGAALSRYVPRDVLTPIVLVAVIAVALYTLFKPTMGLHHEPRHDRATAVAWRAALIGLLVGFYDGILGPGTGSFFVILIVGVLGYGFLQASVNAKIANLTTNLAALVVYGVHGEVLLALGLAMAVMNITGGFIGARMATKRGSGFVRIVFLVTLSILIVKLAWDTVVQFTGS from the coding sequence GTGCTCGATGGACCGCTGATCGCCGAATGGCTCCCCGTCTCGGTGGCCGCGCTCGTCCTCCTCCTCGTCGCGGCGGGAGTGGCCGGCTGGGTCGACGCGGTCGTCGGCGGCGGCGGACTCATCCAGTTGCCCGCGCTCGTCATCGCCGTACCGAGCGACGTCGCGACCCCCTTCATCCTGGGTACGAACAAGCTGTCGTCGTTTTTCGGCACCCTGTCGGCGAGCTGGGTGTACCTGCGCAAGATCAGGGTGCAGTTCGTGCTCCTGGTGCCCCTCGTCGCCGGTGCATACGCCGGGTCGACCGTCGGTGCAGCCTTGTCGCGGTACGTCCCTCGCGACGTGTTGACGCCCATCGTGCTCGTGGCCGTGATCGCTGTGGCGCTGTACACCCTCTTCAAGCCGACCATGGGCCTGCACCACGAACCCCGCCATGACCGCGCCACCGCCGTCGCCTGGCGGGCGGCGTTGATCGGGCTGCTGGTGGGCTTCTACGACGGCATCCTCGGACCGGGAACGGGTTCGTTCTTCGTCATCCTCATCGTCGGCGTGCTCGGGTACGGCTTCCTGCAAGCCAGCGTCAACGCGAAGATCGCCAACCTCACCACGAACCTCGCCGCCCTCGTCGTGTACGGGGTGCATGGCGAGGTCCTGCTCGCGCTCGGTCTCGCCATGGCCGTCATGAACATCACCGGAGGGTTCATCGGCGCCCGTATGGCGACGAAACGCGGAAGCGGCTTCGTGCGCATCGTGTTCCTGGTGACCCTGTCCATCCTCATCGTGAAGCTGGCCTGGGACACCGTGGTGCAGTTCACCGGTTCATGA
- a CDS encoding SDR family oxidoreductase — MPLITIIGAGPGLGLEIARAFGRRGFDVALVARTQSKLDSLAQTLAGEGITAHGFAADIRRPDTVTAALRSITDTLGPIDVLEFSPADPSLTPVDVLEVTMENLQPQIDFYLGGALAAVGAVLPDMIAAGKGTVLITTGGGSISPMPFLGNVNIAAAGLRNWALNLHNALQPKGVYVAHLGITALIGGGHPDAEPEVIAEALAQLHDERQQAELHYVAYNS, encoded by the coding sequence ATGCCGCTCATCACCATCATCGGAGCCGGACCGGGCCTCGGCCTCGAGATCGCCCGCGCCTTCGGACGCAGGGGCTTCGACGTCGCGCTGGTCGCACGAACGCAGTCCAAGCTCGACTCGCTCGCCCAGACCCTCGCGGGCGAAGGTATCACCGCTCACGGGTTCGCTGCAGACATCAGGCGACCGGACACCGTCACCGCCGCCCTGCGTTCGATCACGGACACGCTCGGCCCGATCGACGTGCTCGAGTTCTCGCCCGCGGACCCGTCCCTCACGCCCGTCGACGTCCTCGAGGTGACGATGGAGAACCTGCAACCACAGATCGACTTCTATCTCGGGGGCGCGCTCGCCGCCGTCGGGGCAGTGCTGCCGGACATGATCGCAGCAGGCAAGGGAACCGTCCTCATCACGACCGGCGGCGGATCCATCAGCCCCATGCCCTTCCTCGGCAACGTGAACATCGCCGCAGCGGGACTTCGCAACTGGGCCCTCAACCTGCACAACGCACTGCAACCGAAGGGCGTCTACGTCGCGCACCTGGGCATCACCGCACTCATCGGAGGCGGCCACCCCGACGCCGAGCCCGAGGTCATCGCGGAGGCCCTGGCGCAGTTGCACGACGAGCGTCAGCAGGCCGAGCTGCACTACGTCGCCTACAACAGCTGA
- a CDS encoding SDR family oxidoreductase, producing the protein MPSLNGAVVLVTGANGGIGTNFVRDALERGASKVYATARNPRTWDDERVVPLPLDVTDPASIAAVVAAAPDVTILINNAGTNASTPGILSHTDEEIRTNVETNFLGPLFLARAFAPILAANTGSAIIDIHSALSWYAVAGIYSATKAALWSATNSLRLELAPAGVHVVGVHVGYVDTAMAAGATDPKLDPAVLVTKVLDATEAGEYEVLADDTSVQLKAGLSAPLEAVYPQLAAVRS; encoded by the coding sequence ATGCCCTCACTCAACGGAGCAGTCGTCCTCGTCACCGGCGCGAACGGCGGCATCGGGACGAACTTCGTCCGCGACGCCCTCGAACGCGGCGCCAGCAAGGTCTACGCCACGGCTCGGAACCCGCGCACCTGGGACGACGAGCGTGTCGTCCCGCTCCCACTCGACGTCACCGACCCCGCTTCGATCGCCGCCGTCGTCGCCGCGGCCCCCGACGTCACGATCCTCATCAACAACGCCGGCACGAACGCGTCGACGCCCGGCATCCTGTCGCACACCGACGAGGAGATCCGCACCAACGTGGAGACCAACTTCCTCGGCCCGCTCTTCCTCGCTCGCGCGTTCGCACCGATCCTCGCCGCCAACACTGGATCCGCGATCATCGACATCCACTCCGCCCTCAGCTGGTACGCGGTCGCGGGCATCTACAGCGCCACGAAGGCCGCGCTCTGGTCGGCGACCAACTCGCTGCGCCTCGAGCTCGCCCCGGCGGGCGTGCACGTCGTCGGCGTGCATGTCGGCTACGTGGACACGGCGATGGCCGCCGGTGCGACCGACCCGAAGCTCGACCCCGCCGTCCTCGTGACGAAGGTACTCGACGCGACGGAGGCCGGCGAGTACGAAGTCCTCGCTGACGACACCTCGGTGCAGCTCAAAGCCGGGCTCAGCGCCCCGCTCGAGGCGGTCTACCCGCAGCTCGCCGCAGTGCGTAGCTGA
- a CDS encoding TetR/AcrR family transcriptional regulator translates to MTVESRPLGRRERNKLDKLERITAAAGELFAEHGVDDVTTQQIADRADIGTGTLFLYAKTKGELLLLVQNSTYADALVRGVADAQTAADPLDAVMAIIRPVVECNRKQVDNGRTYLREIVFGDPEEPYHRAALALTMQTEEAIATVLRRDDLMTAERAATTAHIVSAIMFVSMAATINAGNTIDAIVAEIEAQVRVILPGWRSTVTQLGLRSP, encoded by the coding sequence ATGACCGTCGAATCCCGACCGCTCGGTCGTCGCGAGCGCAACAAGCTCGACAAGCTCGAACGCATCACCGCCGCCGCCGGCGAGCTGTTCGCCGAGCACGGGGTCGACGACGTGACGACGCAGCAGATCGCCGACCGGGCCGACATCGGCACCGGCACGCTCTTCCTCTACGCGAAGACGAAGGGTGAGCTCCTGCTGCTCGTGCAGAACTCCACCTATGCGGATGCACTCGTCCGCGGGGTGGCCGACGCCCAAACCGCAGCCGACCCGCTCGATGCGGTCATGGCGATCATCCGTCCGGTCGTGGAGTGCAACCGGAAGCAGGTCGACAACGGCCGCACCTATCTGCGGGAGATCGTCTTCGGCGATCCCGAGGAGCCGTATCACCGCGCCGCACTCGCTCTCACCATGCAGACCGAGGAAGCGATCGCCACGGTGTTGCGACGAGACGACCTCATGACCGCCGAGCGTGCCGCGACGACGGCGCACATCGTGTCCGCGATCATGTTCGTCAGCATGGCGGCGACGATCAACGCCGGGAACACCATCGACGCGATCGTCGCCGAGATCGAAGCGCAGGTGCGGGTGATCCTGCCAGGCTGGCGATCGACCGTCACGCAGCTCGGTCTCCGGTCACCCTGA
- a CDS encoding TetR/AcrR family transcriptional regulator, translating into MTAERSLRRDAQSNVEKLHAAALAVFSDRGLSAPLEDIAKAAGVSIGTLYNRVGSRDQLIDAVIPAVVGEKLLALKERTMAEPTPRARLERFVTCMIDLQLSDPALNDAMLRRFPDATALINACDRSTALGAELIEDAHAAGVLSQDFTTEDLMAVLWMAGTASHDPRAPSGWRRLVERGVAAAWIE; encoded by the coding sequence ATGACCGCGGAACGGAGTCTGCGTCGCGATGCTCAGTCGAACGTCGAGAAACTGCACGCGGCGGCGCTGGCGGTGTTCTCGGATCGAGGTCTGTCCGCTCCGTTGGAGGACATCGCGAAAGCAGCCGGGGTGAGCATCGGCACGCTCTACAACCGAGTGGGTTCGCGCGATCAGTTGATCGATGCCGTCATCCCTGCGGTTGTGGGGGAGAAGCTCCTCGCGCTCAAAGAACGGACCATGGCGGAGCCGACTCCGCGAGCGCGGCTGGAGAGGTTCGTCACCTGCATGATCGACCTGCAGCTCAGCGATCCGGCCCTCAACGACGCGATGCTCCGGCGGTTCCCCGACGCAACGGCGCTCATCAACGCCTGCGATCGGTCAACGGCCTTGGGGGCGGAACTCATCGAGGATGCGCACGCCGCCGGTGTCCTCTCCCAGGACTTCACGACCGAAGACCTCATGGCGGTGTTGTGGATGGCGGGCACGGCGAGTCACGACCCGAGAGCGCCGTCCGGATGGCGACGACTCGTCGAGCGTGGTGTCGCTGCCGCCTGGATCGAGTAG
- a CDS encoding MFS transporter, translating to MSEPSTSAVVAASPPRLRDAWVALAGLSAVFLFEMLDNSVLNVALPTIGRDLTASTASLQWVSGAYSVTFGGLMLLFGAVADRFGRRRVMLIGLTLLAVVSVLTVFVASVEQLIAVRALMGVAAAMTTPGSMALAFRLFDRDDLRVRALTVISTAGLVGLAAGPTIGGFVLAVAPWQVLIVANAPIAVIAWIGIRAGIVTDERSHLHRDRIDVLGAVLGTATVVGVLLTPTLFVGGTDVAAAWGAAAATVTAAIGFVVRERTARHPLLDLRLVAQPLVASGLAYKAAAGLAMAGLSYLATLQLQFAWGWPPALAAVAMLPQVVVLLASGRFVGPFVHRVGLDRAAWMSAAAVVSGLAVFALLSRFGYPWVLVALILVAAGMRVVGAVAGNNVLRGLPADRTSIGAALVDTASEIATAVGIAATGTILAAVVGGGITTEYFTPALVASFQQAILIAGSTIAVLAAALVAVGVLRSHHVPSQPATQEPSHV from the coding sequence ATGTCCGAACCCTCAACCTCCGCGGTCGTCGCAGCCTCGCCGCCACGTCTCCGCGACGCCTGGGTTGCGCTGGCCGGTCTCTCGGCCGTGTTCCTGTTCGAGATGCTCGACAACTCCGTCCTGAACGTCGCGCTCCCGACCATCGGTCGTGACCTCACCGCTTCAACCGCGTCACTGCAGTGGGTGTCGGGCGCGTACTCGGTCACGTTCGGTGGTCTGATGCTGCTGTTCGGCGCGGTCGCCGACCGGTTCGGCCGGCGTCGGGTCATGCTGATCGGCCTGACGCTGCTCGCCGTCGTCAGCGTGCTGACCGTGTTCGTCGCCTCGGTGGAGCAGTTGATCGCCGTGCGCGCCCTGATGGGTGTCGCCGCGGCGATGACGACTCCGGGATCGATGGCGTTGGCGTTCCGTCTGTTCGATCGGGACGACCTGCGCGTTCGCGCGCTGACGGTCATCTCGACCGCCGGGCTGGTCGGCCTCGCCGCCGGGCCGACGATCGGTGGCTTCGTGCTCGCCGTGGCGCCGTGGCAGGTGCTCATCGTCGCCAACGCCCCGATCGCGGTGATCGCCTGGATCGGGATCCGCGCCGGGATCGTTACCGACGAGCGGTCGCACCTGCACCGGGACCGGATCGACGTGCTCGGCGCTGTGCTCGGGACCGCGACCGTCGTCGGCGTCCTCCTCACCCCGACCCTGTTCGTCGGTGGCACCGACGTCGCTGCGGCCTGGGGTGCGGCGGCGGCAACGGTGACCGCCGCGATCGGCTTCGTGGTCAGGGAGCGCACCGCCCGCCACCCGTTGCTGGATCTCCGTCTCGTGGCTCAGCCGCTCGTGGCCTCCGGCTTGGCGTACAAGGCCGCCGCCGGGCTGGCGATGGCCGGGCTGTCGTACCTGGCGACCCTGCAACTGCAGTTCGCCTGGGGGTGGCCACCGGCCCTGGCCGCTGTCGCGATGCTCCCGCAGGTCGTGGTGCTCTTGGCGAGCGGTCGCTTCGTCGGCCCGTTCGTGCACCGCGTGGGACTCGATCGTGCGGCATGGATGAGCGCCGCCGCGGTCGTCTCGGGGCTCGCCGTGTTCGCGCTGCTGAGCCGGTTCGGCTACCCGTGGGTGCTCGTCGCACTCATCCTCGTCGCCGCCGGGATGCGGGTGGTCGGAGCCGTCGCCGGCAACAACGTCCTTCGCGGGCTTCCCGCGGACCGCACGTCCATCGGTGCGGCCCTGGTCGACACCGCGAGCGAGATCGCCACCGCTGTCGGGATCGCCGCGACCGGGACGATCCTCGCTGCGGTCGTCGGCGGCGGCATCACGACCGAGTACTTCACCCCGGCCCTCGTCGCGTCGTTCCAGCAAGCGATCCTCATTGCGGGATCGACCATCGCCGTCCTCGCTGCAGCCCTCGTGGCTGTCGGTGTCCTCCGTTCACATCACGTCCCATCTCAGCCCGCAACCCAGGAGCCATCCCATGTCTGA
- a CDS encoding alpha/beta hydrolase translates to MSDLMPRPPFDPELTPFLAALEARGPFRLTTEMLPRMRGLDTTEEALDERLRSRGFERRSLTVPGHLGDPITLAVVQRIGRSGATTAVYTIHGGGMMFGHHLGNLESYDDWLLNDHDVVLISVDYRLPPEYPDPYPVEDCYAGLVWVAEHADELGIDPDRIVIAGQSAGGGLAAGTALLARDRRGPALFGQILVSPMLDDRDATVSTMQIDGVGVADRQMTRFGWEAYLGHRRAGEDVSISAAPARATDLTGLPRTYLDCGSAEVFRDETVAFASAMWAAGGDAELHVWPGAFHGFTSMVPRAAISRAAIAALADWTRRLLGTPAGEVALPGAS, encoded by the coding sequence ATGTCTGACCTCATGCCCCGTCCCCCGTTCGATCCCGAACTCACCCCCTTCCTCGCCGCGCTCGAGGCGCGCGGGCCGTTCAGGCTGACGACCGAGATGCTGCCGCGGATGCGCGGCCTCGACACGACCGAGGAGGCCCTCGACGAACGGCTGCGCTCGCGCGGGTTCGAGCGGCGCTCCCTCACGGTGCCCGGCCATCTCGGGGATCCGATCACGCTCGCTGTCGTCCAGCGGATCGGGCGCTCCGGCGCGACGACGGCGGTCTATACGATCCATGGCGGAGGGATGATGTTCGGTCATCACCTCGGCAACCTCGAGTCCTACGACGACTGGCTCCTGAACGACCACGACGTCGTGCTCATCAGCGTCGACTACCGCCTCCCCCCCGAGTACCCCGACCCGTACCCGGTCGAGGACTGCTACGCCGGACTCGTCTGGGTCGCGGAGCACGCGGATGAACTCGGTATCGACCCGGACCGCATCGTGATCGCCGGGCAGAGCGCTGGCGGCGGGCTCGCGGCCGGCACCGCCCTGCTCGCCCGGGACCGCCGTGGGCCGGCCCTCTTCGGGCAGATCCTCGTCTCGCCGATGCTCGACGATCGGGATGCCACCGTGTCGACGATGCAGATCGACGGGGTCGGGGTCGCAGATCGGCAGATGACCCGGTTCGGCTGGGAGGCCTATCTCGGACACCGTCGCGCCGGTGAGGACGTTTCCATCTCCGCCGCGCCGGCGCGGGCGACCGATCTCACCGGGCTTCCGCGCACCTACCTCGACTGTGGCAGCGCCGAGGTGTTCCGTGACGAGACGGTCGCCTTTGCCAGCGCGATGTGGGCTGCGGGTGGCGACGCGGAACTGCACGTCTGGCCGGGGGCGTTCCACGGCTTCACGAGCATGGTGCCGAGAGCCGCCATCTCGCGGGCCGCCATCGCGGCCCTGGCCGACTGGACGAGGCGACTGCTCGGAACACCCGCCGGCGAGGTCGCTCTGCCGGGTGCATCATGA
- a CDS encoding NAD(P)-dependent oxidoreductase codes for MKLIIFGATGRTGIHLVEQALAAGHDVVAFIRNPAKLDLRHDRLRVVQGELTDAVAVEDVVRGADAVLATLTPQIVGGSQDMPVAAGTRNIVAAMRTHGVRRLVFSWGPSILIPRSPLMRAVSRASYSLLRLGPESTEVGEAIRGSDRDWTTVVVTMPHDKPGTGTVRVRTASGSGDRFRLRVARADLARFMLAQADDLRYAQQELRISN; via the coding sequence ATGAAGCTGATCATCTTCGGCGCCACCGGGCGCACCGGTATCCACCTGGTCGAACAGGCACTCGCCGCCGGGCATGACGTGGTGGCGTTCATCCGCAATCCGGCGAAGCTCGACCTGCGCCACGACCGACTACGGGTCGTGCAGGGCGAGCTGACCGACGCGGTCGCCGTTGAGGACGTCGTCCGCGGTGCCGACGCCGTCCTGGCCACCCTGACTCCACAGATCGTCGGCGGGTCCCAGGACATGCCCGTCGCAGCCGGAACGCGCAACATCGTGGCCGCGATGCGCACGCACGGAGTCCGCCGACTCGTCTTCAGTTGGGGGCCGAGCATTCTGATCCCCCGCAGCCCGCTGATGCGGGCAGTGAGCAGAGCGAGCTACAGCCTGCTCAGGCTAGGGCCCGAGTCCACCGAGGTGGGCGAGGCCATTCGCGGCTCTGATCGCGACTGGACGACCGTGGTCGTCACGATGCCTCACGACAAGCCCGGAACGGGAACGGTCAGGGTGCGCACCGCGAGCGGATCCGGCGACCGGTTCCGTTTGCGCGTCGCTCGCGCCGACCTCGCCCGATTCATGCTCGCCCAGGCCGATGACCTGCGATACGCCCAGCAGGAGCTCCGGATCAGCAACTGA